The proteins below come from a single Caulobacter flavus genomic window:
- a CDS encoding autotransporter domain-containing protein, whose product MRKSFNKSRAIRTSVSLAVLSLAVGVMGPQAQAQITQGGGSGSSAGGIAGGGGGRSNAASGGSAATTPTGTATAGGDGVASGGQPGAVNDLSAGGGGGGGGGGVGGSGPGGDGGLGWVLASTGTTSLTIDYAATNGGDGGSYAGGGGGGGGLVLTGANVQLSTAGYDVTGGDGGRGSSQADGGGGGVGLVLLNGGSVTVDGGAGGSSSAITGGTGSKYGVGGAGLFLYNGGTLNVVSGAITGGAGGTFAGWAGAGGAGVLSNQGTIVNAATITGGEGGYGYTNGGAAGAGVIAWGGTIENSATGVIAGGVGGEGRGAFGNNFSGAGGAGVVFTDGQPGLLINAGTIQGGAGGHPSNAIVPGAGGRGVVGASTGATTIINSGTIIGGVNHRSQRVYAIELFGSFNTLELRAGSWIRDVVAVTGGGSDNVLALGGADDDTFNASHIGSDGSVDGYGYMGFDTFQKRGASTWTLTGAGDQTWLVQEGVLKGDSNSLAGDVNFGAGGGSRAIAFDQAFDGVYAGQISRGGAVTKSGTGTLTVSGWSGSAWTILGGGVIATGETLDNDAAIAGGAFLTLDQAVDGTYYYALSGAGDFNKAGTGKLILTGDSSAFTGATTVGAGTLSVNGSLAGSTITVASGATLGGSGTVGDTVIQSGGHLAPGNSVGALSIAGDLALAAGASLDIELGAPGASSASPGVSDRVVVSGDLALNGVVNLSQSGASADGVAGVGYYRLITYGGALTANTATIGATPSLSNMNYELQAGSGRVDLFISSAAVIGDDTLQHWQGGDGVWNAASTQWLNQGGNAPASWSGNHATFKDAGGFTGGQVTVEGAQSFLGLQFVDEGYELNGTGQLVTVAGGSEIRVLSNAAKVGVAITGAGGLVKTEAGTLVLTGANTYAGGTTIQGGVLQIGDGGASGSIVGDVVNNAVLVFKRSDTITFDGKVSGSGTVGVLSGGVTFTANNTYAYGTFVAAGAQLKLGAGGTTGSILGDVSVDGALAFDRSDSLTFAGLVDGSGALRQVGAGKTELTGDSRSFGGSTTVEHGTLAVNGRLGGTLDVWSGARLQGVGTVGTTVVSGTIAPGNSIGTLNVAGGITFKPGSVFEVEANAAGQSDRIVASGAATIQGGTVKVLAGAGTYKPQTSYLILHADGGIAAGGKFDGVTSNLAFLDPSLSYSGGDVYLRLRRNDISFADIGSTPNQVAAGAGAQALGWDNPVFDTVVNLSAEQARDAFDQLAGSDYASLRGSLLQDSRFVRDAILARGDLAGAEGLSGWGKVFGGWGAMKGDSNAQSYDRDVQGLLTGFDGALGRRLRAGFAAGYSTSNLKTARARQDVETYHLGGYVLAARGALSFELGGAYAWNEVEASRRVAFGTFAETLSGDYSAQTYQAFGEVALKREVAGVTLQPFVQAAYVALTDADVRERGGSAALNGGGDQHLTYGSVGLRLRSDLSAGQVGLRLTGSAALRHAFDGRVPTIDLGYAAASSFRIYGAPIDKDSLAVNVGLEADLGRSAVLGVSYSGDYGDRSTDHGARAQLSWKF is encoded by the coding sequence GTGCGCAAGTCGTTCAACAAGTCGCGGGCCATCCGTACGTCGGTCTCGCTGGCGGTGCTGTCGCTGGCCGTTGGTGTCATGGGGCCGCAGGCTCAGGCCCAGATCACTCAGGGTGGCGGTTCTGGGAGCAGCGCCGGCGGCATCGCGGGCGGCGGCGGGGGGCGTTCCAACGCCGCCAGCGGCGGGTCGGCGGCGACCACGCCGACCGGCACGGCGACGGCCGGCGGCGACGGCGTCGCGTCTGGCGGTCAGCCCGGGGCCGTCAACGACCTTTCGGCCGGCGGCGGCGGCGGCGGTGGGGGCGGGGGCGTCGGCGGCTCTGGCCCCGGCGGTGACGGTGGCCTGGGCTGGGTGCTCGCCAGCACTGGAACCACCTCGCTGACCATCGACTACGCCGCGACGAACGGCGGTGATGGCGGCAGCTACGCGGGCGGCGGAGGCGGCGGCGGCGGGCTGGTGCTGACGGGCGCGAACGTCCAGCTCTCGACCGCCGGCTATGACGTCACGGGCGGCGACGGCGGGCGGGGCAGCAGCCAAGCCGATGGCGGCGGCGGCGGCGTCGGCCTGGTGCTGCTGAACGGCGGATCGGTGACTGTCGACGGCGGCGCGGGCGGTTCGAGCAGCGCCATCACGGGCGGCACGGGCAGCAAGTATGGCGTCGGCGGCGCGGGCCTGTTCCTCTACAACGGCGGCACGCTGAACGTCGTCAGCGGCGCGATCACGGGCGGGGCCGGGGGCACCTTTGCGGGCTGGGCCGGAGCCGGCGGGGCCGGCGTGCTCAGCAACCAGGGAACCATCGTCAACGCGGCGACGATCACCGGCGGCGAGGGCGGCTACGGCTATACGAACGGCGGCGCGGCCGGCGCCGGCGTGATCGCCTGGGGCGGCACGATCGAGAACAGTGCGACCGGCGTGATCGCCGGCGGCGTCGGCGGGGAGGGGCGCGGCGCTTTCGGCAACAACTTTTCCGGCGCCGGCGGGGCGGGCGTGGTCTTCACGGACGGCCAGCCGGGGCTGCTGATCAACGCCGGCACGATCCAGGGCGGCGCGGGCGGCCACCCGTCCAACGCGATCGTGCCAGGGGCTGGCGGAAGGGGCGTTGTCGGTGCGAGCACCGGCGCCACCACCATCATCAATTCGGGCACGATCATCGGCGGCGTCAACCACCGGTCCCAGCGCGTCTACGCGATCGAGCTGTTTGGCAGCTTCAACACCCTGGAGCTTCGCGCGGGGTCGTGGATCCGCGACGTCGTCGCGGTGACCGGCGGCGGCTCCGACAACGTGCTGGCCCTGGGCGGCGCGGACGATGACACGTTCAACGCCTCGCATATCGGGTCGGACGGCTCCGTCGACGGCTACGGCTACATGGGTTTCGACACCTTCCAGAAGCGGGGCGCCAGCACCTGGACCCTGACTGGCGCGGGCGACCAGACGTGGCTGGTGCAGGAAGGCGTGCTGAAGGGCGACAGCAACAGCCTGGCCGGCGACGTGAACTTCGGTGCGGGCGGGGGCAGCCGGGCCATCGCCTTCGACCAGGCGTTCGACGGCGTCTATGCCGGCCAGATCTCCAGGGGCGGCGCGGTCACCAAGTCGGGGACGGGAACGCTTACGGTGAGCGGCTGGTCGGGTTCGGCCTGGACCATCCTGGGCGGCGGCGTCATCGCCACGGGTGAAACGCTCGACAACGACGCCGCGATCGCCGGCGGGGCGTTCCTGACCCTCGACCAGGCCGTCGATGGGACCTACTACTACGCGCTGTCGGGCGCGGGTGACTTCAACAAGGCCGGCACGGGCAAGCTGATCCTGACCGGGGACTCCTCGGCCTTCACCGGCGCGACGACGGTCGGGGCCGGAACCCTGTCGGTCAACGGCTCGCTGGCTGGTTCGACCATCACCGTCGCCTCCGGTGCGACGCTGGGCGGTTCAGGCACGGTCGGCGACACCGTCATCCAGAGCGGCGGCCATCTAGCCCCCGGAAACTCGGTCGGCGCGCTGTCGATCGCGGGCGACCTGGCCCTGGCGGCCGGCGCCAGTCTCGACATCGAGCTGGGCGCGCCCGGCGCTTCGTCGGCTTCGCCCGGCGTCAGCGACCGCGTGGTCGTCAGCGGTGACCTGGCGCTGAACGGGGTGGTGAATCTCTCGCAGAGCGGCGCCTCTGCCGACGGCGTCGCCGGTGTGGGCTACTATCGCCTGATCACCTACGGCGGCGCCCTGACCGCCAACACGGCGACCATCGGCGCCACGCCGTCGCTGAGCAACATGAACTACGAACTGCAGGCGGGTAGCGGCCGCGTCGACCTGTTCATCAGCAGCGCCGCCGTCATCGGCGACGACACCCTGCAGCACTGGCAGGGCGGCGACGGCGTCTGGAACGCCGCCAGCACCCAATGGCTGAACCAGGGCGGCAACGCGCCGGCGAGCTGGTCGGGCAACCATGCGACCTTCAAGGACGCCGGCGGCTTCACCGGCGGCCAGGTCACGGTGGAGGGCGCGCAAAGCTTCCTGGGCCTGCAGTTCGTCGACGAGGGCTACGAACTGAACGGAACGGGCCAGCTGGTCACCGTCGCGGGCGGCAGCGAGATCCGCGTGCTGTCGAACGCCGCCAAGGTGGGCGTGGCGATCACGGGCGCCGGCGGCCTCGTCAAGACCGAGGCCGGCACGCTGGTCCTGACCGGCGCCAACACCTATGCCGGCGGCACGACCATCCAGGGCGGCGTGCTGCAGATCGGCGACGGGGGCGCTTCGGGCTCGATCGTCGGCGACGTGGTCAACAACGCCGTGCTGGTTTTCAAGCGTTCGGATACCATCACCTTCGACGGCAAGGTCTCCGGCTCGGGCACGGTGGGCGTCCTGAGCGGCGGCGTGACCTTCACGGCGAACAACACCTATGCCTACGGCACCTTCGTCGCCGCCGGCGCCCAGCTGAAGCTCGGCGCGGGCGGGACGACCGGCTCGATCCTCGGCGACGTGTCCGTCGACGGCGCGCTGGCGTTCGATCGTTCCGACAGCCTGACCTTCGCCGGCCTCGTCGACGGCTCGGGCGCTCTTCGCCAGGTCGGCGCGGGCAAGACCGAACTGACCGGCGACTCGAGGAGCTTTGGCGGTTCGACCACGGTCGAGCACGGCACGCTGGCGGTGAACGGCCGCCTGGGCGGAACGCTGGACGTCTGGTCCGGCGCTCGCCTGCAGGGCGTGGGCACGGTGGGGACCACCGTCGTGTCGGGCACGATCGCGCCCGGTAACTCGATCGGCACGCTGAACGTGGCCGGGGGGATCACCTTCAAGCCAGGCTCGGTCTTCGAGGTCGAGGCGAACGCCGCGGGGCAATCGGACAGGATCGTCGCGTCTGGCGCGGCCACGATCCAGGGCGGGACCGTCAAGGTCCTGGCCGGCGCGGGGACCTACAAGCCGCAGACCAGCTATCTGATCCTGCACGCCGACGGCGGCATCGCGGCCGGCGGCAAGTTCGACGGCGTGACCTCGAACCTGGCCTTCCTCGACCCCTCGCTCAGCTACAGCGGCGGCGACGTCTATCTGCGACTGCGCCGCAACGATATCAGCTTCGCCGACATCGGCTCGACCCCCAACCAGGTCGCCGCTGGGGCGGGCGCCCAGGCGCTGGGCTGGGACAACCCGGTCTTCGACACCGTGGTCAACCTCTCGGCCGAGCAGGCGCGCGACGCGTTCGACCAGTTGGCGGGCTCTGACTACGCCAGCCTGCGTGGCTCGCTGCTTCAGGACAGCCGTTTCGTGCGCGACGCGATCCTGGCGCGCGGTGATCTGGCCGGCGCCGAGGGGCTGTCCGGATGGGGCAAGGTCTTCGGCGGCTGGGGCGCCATGAAGGGCGACAGCAACGCGCAAAGCTACGACCGCGACGTTCAGGGCCTGCTGACCGGCTTCGACGGTGCGCTGGGCCGGCGCCTCCGCGCGGGCTTCGCGGCTGGCTACAGCACCAGCAACCTGAAGACCGCGCGCGCGCGGCAGGACGTCGAGACCTATCACCTCGGCGGCTACGTCCTCGCGGCCCGCGGCGCGCTGTCGTTCGAGCTCGGCGGCGCCTATGCCTGGAACGAGGTCGAAGCCTCGCGCCGGGTGGCGTTCGGAACGTTCGCCGAAACCCTTTCCGGCGACTATTCGGCCCAAACCTACCAGGCGTTCGGCGAGGTCGCCCTGAAGCGTGAGGTCGCCGGCGTGACGCTGCAGCCGTTCGTTCAGGCGGCGTATGTGGCGCTGACCGACGCCGATGTGCGCGAGCGGGGCGGCAGCGCCGCGCTGAACGGCGGCGGCGACCAGCACCTGACCTACGGCTCGGTCGGCCTGCGGCTGAGGAGCGATCTCAGCGCGGGCCAGGTGGGGCTGCGCCTGACCGGTTCGGCCGCGCTGCGCCATGCGTTCGACGGACGAGTCCCGACGATCGATCTGGGTTACGCCGCCGCTTCGTCGTTCAGGATCTACGGCGCGCCGATCGACAAGGACAGCCTGGCCGTCAATGTGGGCCTCGAAGCCGACCTCGGCCGAAGCGCCGTGCTGGGTGTCAGCTATTCCGGGGACTACGGCGATCGCTCGACCGACCACGGCGCCCGCGCCCAACTGAGCTGGAAGTTCTGA